A stretch of the Ptiloglossa arizonensis isolate GNS036 chromosome 1, iyPtiAriz1_principal, whole genome shotgun sequence genome encodes the following:
- the LOC143149965 gene encoding uncharacterized protein LOC143149965, protein MMRILISLLLADLSAASIVPEVMSYAKVSRNGQEEKNTGNEQTSWIPRTVSDDNDTQNEGRGIKNIAITVSPVYIPPKIPRLQNGEVVNYSPIRYSTLDHEMIAKMNAKKQIQDRYHPAPISSFKNKDPPNDAKQSLRPVRPSGPPSGPPNGSPGGPSNSPPSGPPSGPPSGPPSGPPSGPSNGPPSGPPSSSNFDFSKPTFSGSYDYKPPDYFNDKPKASEYLNDKPKSPDYLGDKPISKPLSMNDYPDFDISDKPPDTYKPDSQYTSHDHDSDYPNFPADSSYGSDAAPKPIEFTAPLDHPPYDDDYGHDHDFHHEVIYDHIPEYHDHDHDHTEQPEMNDQRLDKRPYSYYYIGKKLWYVPLYFSIYFIIYIAALVLKSIARHKIAFPSHLAEAIGHSRTYTDPGWWDLTGKVLEGIENFAEKFGAVS, encoded by the exons ATGATGCGTATATTGATTTCGCTTCTTCTAGCGGATCTGTCAGCCGCCTCGATTGTACCGGAAGTGATGTCGTACGCGAAAGTGTCGCGAAACGGTCAAGAAGAGAAGAATACCGGAAACGAGCAAACTTCGTGGATCCCCAG AACGGTCTCCGACGACAACGATACGCAAAACGAAGGCAGAGGTATAAAAAACATCGCCATCACGGTTTCACCTGTCTACATCCCACCGAAAATCCCGAGATTGCAGAATGGCGAAGTTGTCAATTATTCACCTATCAG GTATTCGACTTTGGATCACGAGATGATCGCAAAGATGAACGCGAAGAAGCAGATTCAAGACAGATATCATCCAGCACCTATTAGCTCTTTCAAGAATAAAGACCCACCCAACGATGCGAAACAATCCTTGAGACCTGTTCGTCCAAGTGGTCCACCGAGTGGTCCACCAAATGGTTCACCAGGTGGTCCGTCGAATAGTCCACCAAGTGGTCCACCAAGTGGTCCACCAAGTGGTCCTCCGAGTGGTCCACCGAGTGGTCCGTCTAATGGTCCGCCAAGTGGTCCGCCATCTTCGAGCAACTTCGACTTCTCCAAGCCAACGTTCTCAGGCAGTTACGACTATAAACCACCGGACTATTTCAACGACAAACCAAAGGCATCGGAGTACCTAAACGATAAGCCTAAATCGCCGGACTACCTCGGGGATAAACCGATTTCCAAGCCTCTGTCGATGAACGATTACCCGGACTTCGATATAAGCGACAAG CCTCCAGACACTTACAAGCCGGATTCTCAGTACACCTCCCACGATCACGATTCCGACTACCCTAATTTTCCAGCCGATTCGTCTTACGGCAGCGATGCAGCACCGAAACCGATCGAGTTCACGGCACCCTTGGACCATCCTCcatacgacgacgactacggcCACGATCACGATTTCCACCACGAGGTGATCTACGATCACATACCGGAGTACCACGATCACGATCACGATCATACGGAACAGCCGGAAATGAACGATCAACGACTCGACAAGAGGCCGTACTCTTATTACTACATAGGGAAGAAGCTCTGGTACGTTCCTCTGTACTTCAGCATCTACTTCATCATCTACATCGCGGCTCTTGTACTGAAGAGCATAGCCAGACACAAGATCGCGTTCCCTAGTCACCTGGCGGAAGCTATCGGACACTCCAGGACGTACACGGACCCTGGTTGGTGGGATCTCACGGGGAAGGTACTGGAGGGAATCGAGAACTTCGCGGAGAAGTTTGGAGCGGTTTCTTAG